CTGATCGCGCCCATCGCCATGGAGAAGGACCTGCGCTTCGCCATCCGCGAGGGTGGCCGCACCATCGGCGCCGGCGTGGTGACGGAGATCCAGAAGTAGAATGGGCCGCGCCGTAGGGACACGACGCGTCGTGTCCCTACGGGGGGCCGTTGCGAGGATCCTGAAGAAGGATCAGGGGTTGGCCGGGCATCGACAGATCGAGGCCCGTTGCCTGGAGTAGTGGACCGACCGGGCCGGCCATGCCGCCCCGCCCGCCCCGCCGGGGCAAAAGGAGTGGACTGATGCGCGACATCATCATCCTGGCCTGCCAGGAGTGCAAGCGGCGCAACTACACGACGACCAAGAACAAGCGCAAGCACACGGGTCGCGTGGAGTTCACCAAGTATTGTCCGTGGTGCAACAAGCACACTCCGCACAAGGAAACCAAGTAGCGGCTTGCCGCACAGGCCAGTAGCTCTAATGGTAGAGCGGCGGACTCCAAATCCGTAGGTTGGGGGTTCGAATCCCTCCTGGCCTGCTACCGAAAGTGAGTGCAGGACATCGCCATGGTCAACTTCAAGACCTACATCAGCGAAGTCAACGAGGAGATGAGGAAGGTCAATTGGCCGACCTGGGCCAACCTAAAGAGTTCCACCGGCGTGGTGGTCTTCGTCTCCCTGCTGCTGGCTGCGACCGTCTATTTCTTCGATTTCCTGCTGTCGCGGGCAGTGGGATGGATCCTTTAATCCGGGGACGGGCATGACGGAGCAGGCCACGCAGCAGGATGTGGGCACCGAAGGCGAGCTGGTCAAGCGCTGGTACGCCGTCCAAGTGTTCACGGGCCAGGAGGAAAAGGTGAAGCGCTTCGTCCTGGAGGAGGCGCGTCGCCTGGGCCTGGGCGAGCTGATCACGGACGTGCACATCCCCACCGAGAAAAAGGTGGAGATGCGCGCCGGCAAGCGGAAGGTGAAGGACGTCATCAATTTCCCCGGCTACATGTTCGTGGAGATGGTGCTCACCCTGCAGACCCGCCACTTCCTGCTCAACTCCCCCAGCGTGCTCAATTTCGTGGGTCCCAACAACGAGCCTCATCCGCTGTCGGACACGGACGTCAAGCGCATCATCGGGCGGATGGGATCCAACGACGAGCCCACCCTTGACCACCGCTACAAGGTGGGCGAGCAGGTGAAGATCATCGACGGGCCCTTCAACGACTTCAACGGCACTCTGCAGGAGATCAACGAAGAGAAGAAGCGCCTCAAGGTGATGGTGTCGATCTTCGGCCGCTCCACCCCGGTGGAACTGAATTTCACCCAGGTGGAGCCCATCAATTAATCGGGCCGGCCGCAGGGCCGCCCCAACCGAGTGACAGGGACGACGCATGAAGAAGATCACGGGCTACATCAAACTGCAACTCCCCGCCGGCGCCGCCACCCCGGCCCCTCCCGTGGGACCGGCCCTGGGCCAGCACGGCGTGAACATCATGGAGTTCTGCAAGCAGTACAACGCCAAGACGCAGGACCAGAAGGGCATGATCATCCCTGTGGTGATCACGGTCTACGCCGACCGCTCCTTCACCTACGTCACCAAGACCCCGCCCGCGTCGGCCCTGCTCAAGAAGATGGCCGGCATCACCAAGGGCAGTGGCGTGCCCAACCGCGACAAAGTGGGAACGATCACCATGGAGCAGTGCCGGGAGATCGCCCGCATCAAGCAGGAAGATTTGAACGCCTACGACGAGGAGATGGGCGCGCGCATCATCGCGGGCACGGCCTTGTCCATGGGCATCGTGGTGGAAGACTAACCCAAAGGAAGCCAAGGCAGAGACATGAAGAGAAGCAAACGGTACTCTTCCGTCCTCGCCAAAGTGGATCGTCTCAAGCAGTACCCGCTGGTCGACGGCGTCCAGCTCATGAAGTCCTGCGTGACGACCAAGTTTGACGAGACGGTGGAAGTCACCATGAACCTCGGCGTCGATCCGCGGCATGCGGACCAGATCGTTAGAGGGACAGTTTCCCTTCCTCACGGAACTGGCAAAAGCGTTCGTGTCCTTGTCCTGGCCAAGCCCGACAAACACAAGGAGGCCCTGGAAGCAGGGGCCGACTACGTCGGACTCGACGACATGGCGGAGAAAATCCAAGCCGGTTGGATCGAGTTCGACAGTGTGATCGCCACGCCCGACGCCATGGGCGTGGTGGGCAAGCTTGGCCGGATCCTAGGTCCGCGTGGCCTGATGCCGAATCCGAAGGTGGGAACCGTGACTCCCAACGTGGGACAGGCGGTGCGAGAAGTGAAGGCCGGCCGCATCGATTTCCGGGTCGATCGCTACGGCATTCTTCACGTTGGCGTGGGGAAAGCCTCCTTCGAGCCAGACAAGCTGGTGGAGAACGTGGAGGAGTTCGTGCGCACGGTGCTGAAGCTCAAGCCTTCCGGCGCCAAGGGCACCTACGTCAAGAACATCACCCTCTCCAGCACCATGGGACCGGGCATCAAGCTGGACAAGGTCGAAGTCCTTGACCGCGTGAAGAGCTAGGAGCGAGCGATGCCTACCCCCAAGAAAGAAGCGGTCATCCAGGATCTGGGCACGCGCCTGGGCCGGGCCAAGGCCGTCTACGTGGCGGATTATTCCCGCATGAACGTGGCGGCCATGACGGCCCTGCGCGCCGAACTGCGCAAGGCCGACGCCGAGATCCAGGTCGTGAAGAACAACCTGATCCGCATGTCGCTGCAGAACACGGTTTGGGCTGATGCCGGCAAGGACCTGCACGGTCCCAGCTCGCTCACCCTGGCCTACGGCGAGGCGCCGGTGGTGGCGAAGGTGCTCAGGCGCTTTGCCCTCCATCACAACGAGCGGCCGGTCGTCAAGGCCATCGGCTTCGAGGAAGGCGTCCACGGCGGCGAGTTCCTGGCCACCCTGGCGACCATGCCCACCCGCGACGAGGCCCTGGGCATGTTGGCCGGCGTGCTGAACAGCATCATCGCCAGCTTTGCCCGCGTCCTCAATGCCGTGGCCGATGCGCGCGGCGAGGCCGCCGCTCCCGCTCTGGCCGACGCGCCGACGGCAACCGACCCGACCCCCGATGAGACAGCTCCGGACGCTCCCGCCGAGGACGCCGGTGAGAAGGCGGAGGATGGCGCCGCGGCCTAGGCTCGCGCCATCCAGGATTTGGACTGAAGGAAAAAGGAGATACACCATGGCGTTCGACAAGGCGGTCTTCATCGAGCAGGTCAAGGAAATGACCGTGCTGGAGCTGTCCGAGCTCGTCAAGGCGATCGAGGTCGAGTTCAATGTGTCCGCGGCGGCCCCGGTGGCCGTGATGGCGGGCGCCGGTGATGGTCCGGTCGTGGAGAAGGTCCAGACCGAGTTCGATGTGGTGATGACCAGCGCCGGCCAGAAGAAGATCGCCGTCATCAAGGTGATCAAGGACATCGTCGGCCTGGGCCTCAAGGAGTCCAAGGACTTCGTGGACAACCTGCCCAGGGCCGTGAAGGAAAAGGTGTCCGAATCCGAGGCCAACGAGATCAAGGAGAAGCTCGAGGCCGAGGGCGCCACCATCGAGATCAAGTAGTCTCGACGGCTCATGCCCATCCCGCCACACCCCCGGAAAGGGGGTGTGGCTTCCCCTTGTTTTTCGGACCTGAGGGTCCCTGATCGACCCGGTACTGGCAACAGGCAGGAGGCCGGATGAACCGCAGCGCCAGGCAGCCTGACGGTCCGCTCCGGAAGCCCGACCCGCCGCGATCGCCCCGGTGGACCGCCTTCGGCGGTTTCCCTGCGCCAACCGGTCACCATGGCCGTGATACTGCTGTCCCAGGTGGAGGAGGTCTCCTTTGAAGGCGAAGAACATCATTCAACGCCATTCGTTTTCCAGGATCCCCAAGCTGGTGGAGTTGCCGGACCTGCTGGACATCCAGCTGGCGTCCTTCCGGCGCTTCATCCAGGCGGGCGTGCGGCCCGAGGAGCGGGAACGGGTGGGTCTGAATTCCGTGTTCCTGAACATCTTCCCGATCATCGACAATCGGGAGGAGCACATCCTGGAGTTCAGCCATTATCTGATCGAGCCGCCCAAGTACACGGTGGACGAGTGCAAGGAGCGGGGCGTCACTTTCGCCGCGCCCCTCAAGGCCCTGCTCCGCCTCTCGCGCAAGACGGCCACCGAGGACGGCTTCGGCGAGACGATCGAGCAGGAGGTCTACCTGGGCAACCTGCCCATGATGACCGAGACCGGCACCTTCATCATCAACGGCTCGGAGCGGGTCATCGTCAGCCAGCTGCACCGCAGCCCCGGCGTCTTCTTCGGCGTGACCCAGCACCAGAACGGCACTCCGCTCTACGCGGCGCGCATCATCCCCTTCCGCGGGTCCTGGGTGGAGTTCACCACCGACATCAACGACGTGCTCTACGTCTACATCGACCGGCGCAAGAAATTCCCCGTCACCACCCTGCTGCGGGCGATGGGCTATGCCACCAACGCGCTCATCCTCAACCTCTTCGGCTACTCGGAGGAGGTGGCCCTGGCGCCCAAGACGGCGGCGCGCTACCTGAAGCGCCAGATCATCGACGACGTGGTGGACCAGGGCACGGGCGAGATCGTGGTGGAGCGCGGCACCGTCCTGAACGAGGAGACGCTGGCCGTCCTCAAGGAGCGCGGCGTGACCAGCGTGCTGCTGCTCAAGGAGGACGAGCACTCCACCGGTTACGACATCATCCGCAACACCCTGGGCAAGGATTCCTGCCGCAGCCAGGAGGACGCCCTCCTCGAGATCTACCGCGAGCTGCGCGGCAGCGAGGCGCCCGACCTGGACACGGCCAAGGGCCTGCTTGAGAAGCTCTTCTTCGACGAGCGCCGCTACGACCTTGGCGCCGTGGGCCGCTATCGGATGAACGCCAAGCTGGGGCTGGAGATTCCCCGCCACGTCTGCATCCTCACCATCCAGGACCTGAAGGAGATCATCCAGTACGTCCTGGAGCTGCGCGAGGGCAAGCGCCTGACCGACGACATCGACCACCTGGGCAACCGCCGGGTGCGCACCGTGGGCGAGCAGCTGGCCAACCAGTTCAGCGTGGCCCTGACGCGCATGGCCCGCACCATCAAGGAGCGGATGAACCTGCACGACTCGGAGCGCCTGACGCCCCAGGACCTGATCAACGTGCGCACCGTCTCCAGCGTGGTGAACACCTTCTTCGGCACCAACCAGCTCAGCCAGTTCATGGACCAGGTCAACCCCCTGGCCGAGCTGACCCACAAGCGCCGCCTCTCCGCCCTGGGCCCCGGCGGCCTGACGCGGGAGCGGGCCGGCTTCGAGGTGCGCGACGTGCACTACACGCACTACGGTCGCCTCTGCCCCATCGAGACGCCGGAAGGCCCCAACATCGGCCTCATCTCCAGCCTCTGCACCTATGCCCGCATCAACGACCTGGGCTTCGTGGAAACGCCCTACCGCAGGGTGAAGGAAGGCCGCGCCACCAAGATGATCGAGTACCTGAGCGCGGACGACGAGGACCATTTCACCATCGCCCAGGCCGACGTGGCCCTGGACGACAAGGGGGCCATCGCGGAGAAGCTGGTCAAGGCCCGCTACCGGGCGGAGTACCCGGTGGTGGCGCCGGGCGAGATCAGCTACCTGGACGTCTCGCCGGACCAGATCGTGTCGGTGGCGGCCTGCCTCATCCCCTTCCTCGAGCACGACGACGCCAACCGCGCCCTGATGGGCTCCAACATGCAGCGCCAGGCCGTGCCGCTGGTGCAGCCCGAGGCGCCCGTCGTGGGCACCGGCATGGAGCGCAAGACGGCCGTGGACAGCCGGGCCGTGGTGACGGCGGACATCGCCGGCATCGTCACCTTCGTGAGCGCGGACCGCATCGAGGTCACGCCCAGCCACAAGGCCCGCGTCCCCAGCCGCCTGGCCCAGCGCACGCGCGTCTACCCGCTGCTCAAGTTCGTCCGCAGCAACCAGGACACCTGCGTCAACCAGAAGCCCCTCGTCAACCTGGGCGACAAGGTGAAGAAGGGCGACATCCTGGCCGACGGCTGCGCCACCGAGCGGGGCGACCTGGCCCTGGGACGCAACGTGCTGGTGGCCTTCATGCCCTGGAACGGCTACAACTTCGAGGACTCCATCATCCTCTCCGAGAAGATGATGGCCAACGACGTCTTCACCTCCATCCACATCACGGAGGAGGTGCTTGAAGTGCGCGAGACCAAGCGCGGCGAAGAGGAGCTGACCAACGAGATCCCCAACGTCTCCGAGGAGGCGACGCGGGACCTGGACGAGAACGGCATCATCCGGGTGGGCGCCAAGGTGCTGCCCGGCTCCATCATCATCGGCAAGGTGACGCCCAAGGGCGAGATGGAGTCCAGCCCGGAGGACAAGCTGCTCAAGGCCATCTTCGGCGACAAGGCGGGCGACGTCAAGGACGCCTCGAAGGTGGTGGGACCGGGCGGCAAGGGCGTCATCATCGACACCAAGCTCTTCAGCCGCAAG
The genomic region above belongs to bacterium and contains:
- the rplA gene encoding 50S ribosomal protein L1, whose amino-acid sequence is MKRSKRYSSVLAKVDRLKQYPLVDGVQLMKSCVTTKFDETVEVTMNLGVDPRHADQIVRGTVSLPHGTGKSVRVLVLAKPDKHKEALEAGADYVGLDDMAEKIQAGWIEFDSVIATPDAMGVVGKLGRILGPRGLMPNPKVGTVTPNVGQAVREVKAGRIDFRVDRYGILHVGVGKASFEPDKLVENVEEFVRTVLKLKPSGAKGTYVKNITLSSTMGPGIKLDKVEVLDRVKS
- the nusG gene encoding transcription termination/antitermination protein NusG; amino-acid sequence: MTEQATQQDVGTEGELVKRWYAVQVFTGQEEKVKRFVLEEARRLGLGELITDVHIPTEKKVEMRAGKRKVKDVINFPGYMFVEMVLTLQTRHFLLNSPSVLNFVGPNNEPHPLSDTDVKRIIGRMGSNDEPTLDHRYKVGEQVKIIDGPFNDFNGTLQEINEEKKRLKVMVSIFGRSTPVELNFTQVEPIN
- the rpmG gene encoding 50S ribosomal protein L33 codes for the protein MRDIIILACQECKRRNYTTTKNKRKHTGRVEFTKYCPWCNKHTPHKETK
- a CDS encoding elongation factor Tu, encoding LIAPIAMEKDLRFAIREGGRTIGAGVVTEIQK
- the rplK gene encoding 50S ribosomal protein L11, which translates into the protein MKKITGYIKLQLPAGAATPAPPVGPALGQHGVNIMEFCKQYNAKTQDQKGMIIPVVITVYADRSFTYVTKTPPASALLKKMAGITKGSGVPNRDKVGTITMEQCREIARIKQEDLNAYDEEMGARIIAGTALSMGIVVED
- the rplL gene encoding 50S ribosomal protein L7/L12; this translates as MAFDKAVFIEQVKEMTVLELSELVKAIEVEFNVSAAAPVAVMAGAGDGPVVEKVQTEFDVVMTSAGQKKIAVIKVIKDIVGLGLKESKDFVDNLPRAVKEKVSESEANEIKEKLEAEGATIEIK
- the rpoB gene encoding DNA-directed RNA polymerase subunit beta, coding for MKAKNIIQRHSFSRIPKLVELPDLLDIQLASFRRFIQAGVRPEERERVGLNSVFLNIFPIIDNREEHILEFSHYLIEPPKYTVDECKERGVTFAAPLKALLRLSRKTATEDGFGETIEQEVYLGNLPMMTETGTFIINGSERVIVSQLHRSPGVFFGVTQHQNGTPLYAARIIPFRGSWVEFTTDINDVLYVYIDRRKKFPVTTLLRAMGYATNALILNLFGYSEEVALAPKTAARYLKRQIIDDVVDQGTGEIVVERGTVLNEETLAVLKERGVTSVLLLKEDEHSTGYDIIRNTLGKDSCRSQEDALLEIYRELRGSEAPDLDTAKGLLEKLFFDERRYDLGAVGRYRMNAKLGLEIPRHVCILTIQDLKEIIQYVLELREGKRLTDDIDHLGNRRVRTVGEQLANQFSVALTRMARTIKERMNLHDSERLTPQDLINVRTVSSVVNTFFGTNQLSQFMDQVNPLAELTHKRRLSALGPGGLTRERAGFEVRDVHYTHYGRLCPIETPEGPNIGLISSLCTYARINDLGFVETPYRRVKEGRATKMIEYLSADDEDHFTIAQADVALDDKGAIAEKLVKARYRAEYPVVAPGEISYLDVSPDQIVSVAACLIPFLEHDDANRALMGSNMQRQAVPLVQPEAPVVGTGMERKTAVDSRAVVTADIAGIVTFVSADRIEVTPSHKARVPSRLAQRTRVYPLLKFVRSNQDTCVNQKPLVNLGDKVKKGDILADGCATERGDLALGRNVLVAFMPWNGYNFEDSIILSEKMMANDVFTSIHITEEVLEVRETKRGEEELTNEIPNVSEEATRDLDENGIIRVGAKVLPGSIIIGKVTPKGEMESSPEDKLLKAIFGDKAGDVKDASKVVGPGGKGVIIDTKLFSRKKKDPKAKRSEKKLLDDVENQLKEELQVLRHALEADLKDLLVGQVAGEIRDQATGKLRLKPGTTITEKHILKLDLDDLDAGDWTDDEQINVEVESIVNNYKVQKEIVSTEARNKRHKIEVGDELPPGIVQIAKVYIAQKRKIQIGDKMAGRHGNKGVVGKIVPVEDMPYLADGTPVDIVLNPLGVPSRMNLGQVFETALGWAGRKLGKHYATPVFDGATLEDVERELRDAGLPVSGKVQLYDGKTGEGFDQPVTVGTIYMIKLNHLVDDKIHARSIGPYSLITQQPLGGKAQFGGQRFGEMEVWALEAYGAANILQEILTVKSDDVQGRTATYEAIVKGLNLPQPGVPESFNVLIHELKGLGLNIPEFAKTQFFF
- the rplJ gene encoding 50S ribosomal protein L10; amino-acid sequence: MPTPKKEAVIQDLGTRLGRAKAVYVADYSRMNVAAMTALRAELRKADAEIQVVKNNLIRMSLQNTVWADAGKDLHGPSSLTLAYGEAPVVAKVLRRFALHHNERPVVKAIGFEEGVHGGEFLATLATMPTRDEALGMLAGVLNSIIASFARVLNAVADARGEAAAPALADAPTATDPTPDETAPDAPAEDAGEKAEDGAAA
- the secE gene encoding preprotein translocase subunit SecE is translated as MVNFKTYISEVNEEMRKVNWPTWANLKSSTGVVVFVSLLLAATVYFFDFLLSRAVGWIL